The following coding sequences are from one Coffea arabica cultivar ET-39 chromosome 11e, Coffea Arabica ET-39 HiFi, whole genome shotgun sequence window:
- the LOC140021235 gene encoding uncharacterized protein, with protein MVYLRGLQCGYLSPRKEEGRPFGTSEGLELMSFMEDAEVFDVGFSGSSFTWCNNRHGMARIWNRLDRLLVNVECSDLPSTISVSHLARHPSDHAPLRISFALRTDNKPHAFCFLNVWTSKASLLDVIRTAWQWEQQGSPMKEWNKHTLGNIFDASHEAEATVRRAEARLEIEGSDVAQVELHMAQAQFNHVLSVEEQFWRQKARVKWLRQGDCNSKFFHAVLQ; from the exons ATGGTGTATCTGCGGGGACTTCAATGTGGTTATCTCTctccaagaaaagaagagggccgTCCTTTTGGTACCTCCGAGGGTTTGGAGCTTATGTCCTTTATGGAGGATGCTGAGGTATTTGACGTGGGGTTTTCTGGCTCTAGCTTCACTTGGTGCAACAATCGCCACGGCATGGCTAGGATCTGGAACAGGTTGGACAGACTACTAGTTAATGTGGAGTGCTCGGATTTACCATCAACCATTTCGGTATCTCACTTAGCACGGCATCCCTCCGATCATGCACCGCTAAGAATCTCCTTTGCCTTACGTACTGATAACAAGCCGCATGCCTTCTGTTTTCTTAATGTTTGGACATCCAAGGCCTCTCTACTAGATGTCATTCGTACAGCATGGCAGTGGGAGCAACAGGGTTCCCCCATGAAG GAGTGGAATAAACATACGTTAGGAAACATATTTGATGCTTCGCATGAGGCAGAGGCTACAGTACGTAGGGCAGAGGCAAGGTTGGAGATTGAAGGTTCGGATGTTGCTCAGGTGGAGCTTCATATGGCTCAGGCTCAGTTCAATCATGTTCTATCGGTTGAAGAGCAATTCTGGAGGCAGAAGGCAAGGGTGAAATGGTTACGTCAAGGAGATTGCAATTCCAAGTTCTTTCATGCTGTCCTGCAGTAG